A stretch of DNA from Sebastes umbrosus isolate fSebUmb1 chromosome 14, fSebUmb1.pri, whole genome shotgun sequence:
gtgaatgaaaatgggttctatgggtacccacaagtctcctctttacagacatgcacactttatgataatcacatgcagttttggggcaagtcatagtcaagtcagcacactgacacactgacagctgttgttgcctgttgggctgcagtttgccatgttatgatttgagcatattttttatgctaaatgcagtacctgtgagggtttctgaacaatatttgttattgttttgtgtagttaattgatttccaataataaatatacgtATAGGcctacataaatttgcataaagcagcatatttgtcctctccatgttgataagagtattaaatacttgacaaatctccctttaaggtacattttgaacagattaaaaaatgtgcgattaatttgcgattaatttgcaattaatcacgattaacgatggacaatcatgcaattaaatattttaatcgattgacagccctacacaaatttgcctcaagggaCTTTGCAATCTGTACcgcatacgacaccctctgtctttTGACCCTCGATTCAGATCAGGAAAAACTCTCAAAAACACCTTTAACTTCCAGAGGGTTTTACTCATGGTTTCAGTATAATACTATAACAAAGATTACTTTTAATTCTGCTGTGTGTTTCCCATTATTTATAATAGTGTAGGGCACACTTTAACTTAATAGTTTATCTTCTGATAAAATGACAGCTGTTGCAGCTTCTCACTGGGATTAAACACAGTTCACATTAAAAGGAGCATTCGTTTAGGCCTCTTCCATCACACTATGTAACTTCATCTCCTCATATTGatgatatttactgtaaagatgcatgaaaaaacaaagtgtgtgttcACTCACCTCTCCTTACGTTCTTCCAAGAATGCAGGATGTGAGTTCACTCTGCTTTATATAAGGACAGCTAGGTTTGGGAGAAAACGTGCGTTCATCTTTCAGTTTCGTTTCTCCTCTTGCATCGTTTGATGACTTTCTTTTACAGTAATATGTGGGTGTGGTCAACACAGCCGTGGTGTTGGGTTTCTGTCATGCCAGCCAGCAGCGCACTGATGATCAGGGACTTTAGAGCCTTATCTGCAGATGTGAGCGCGGAAGTTATGGGAGTTTCCAGTTTCTCTATTCGGTCACAGATGAATGTTTTTACTGCTgcagaaaaagaagacaaataaaGATTTTGCCCAGAAGCTCATGTACAGGAGCAGATGTAGCTACATAACAGTggaaacaattaatcaaagaTGGTACTATCAAGATAAGACAGGTTTGGTAACTGGGAACGCCCTTCAGAGCCACATTCATACCATATGTGTCATACCATTATGGTTTTCATTGTTCTTGTGCTTTTCATTTCCATGAAAACGAAACAGCTTGTCGTCGTTTGCATAGTTGAACCTGGTGTTTTTCCCACAAATGTGGCCACTGGGACTCTCTGGGTCATGCTTACATTACACTCACCACATCCGTTGTGGAGATTGGAGATAGTGAAAAATGAGGACAAAAAAATATAGCTGTGACAACAAGTTATTTTGCTCTAAACAAAGTCTCGTTCTAATTTAGTTTCTTCAGCCTGAGGTGTCGTCTAAATGGAATGaactaaaaaaaagagaaagagagaaattcAGCACATGTTGCAAACAGCTCATTTTTAGGCTCAAATaattttactgaaaatgaaatacaaCACCTGGACACTCAGGGAATGATTGATCTTATATAAACTGCCTCACTATGACTAGACTTGGGACAGATTTTCCAGCTTGATTTCTTGTGCGGTATTGGCATCAGTTCCTGCATGTTTTGTGAGTAACACAACTTTCCAATGTGTTTAAAGTCAGACTGAAAGTCACATTCATTTTTGCTAAGAAATCAGTAGCTACTTATATAATCAGGATGTTATCATACAATGTTCCTAgctatatctctctatatatatctatacataaTATAGAGTGACAAAGTCCacatagagaggaggtcgggtggacgggtgggtctaaaaacaccggactttgactcaggagactgctgtttgtgtctcgtgtaaaaccagaagtcaacgttcacttatttgtcacataatttccgtatttaaaggaacagtgtgtaacatttagggggatctattggcataaatggaatataatattaataagtatgtttttcgttagtgtataatcacctgaaaataagaatggttgtgtttttgttaccttagaatgagccgtttatatctatatagggagcaggtcctcttcatggagctggccaccatgtttctacagtagcccagaacggacaaaccaattatggctctagagagagacaatCATAGTTTTACGTCGTCTGCCGTAGTTCTTCTAAATTCTtgacacacaggagaagtttcagttggctgtaatctgcaacctcaccgctagatgccgccagatcatACACACTTTGCCTttaagttacacacacacacacacacacacacgcacacacacacacacacacacacagagagagagacagacagacacacacaagacttTACTTCAGGGATGCCTGAACACGTTAATATGACGTCAGCAGAAGAGTAAACGGTTGATCACACACAGTGTGAGCTCCACTGCATTAACTGATgactggaataaaaaaaatccttgttATGGGTTGGATTAGTGACTCAGTTCCTCTTTTCTTCAACACAAAGTGGACTCAAGAATAATTAGTCATAAAGTGAAGGTTTATTGAAACAAACTGGATGTCGACACGATGTCAGAGTCTCACAGCGCTGCAGACGGCTGAACACCGCAGATAATTCTATAAAGTCGTGGCATCTTTATCTGATGAATGTCATTCATGAGAAGataaaaacacatctgttacCATTTAAATCCTTTACATCTGTCATAGGCACGTTGTGACTGCACTGCATTTAAACAACGCAAAACATCGGAgtgattgtttgtgtgtgttgtactaCACTTCAAATGATGTCATTTAGTAGTCATGTTTAAGGGAGTTTCATTGTTGCTGCAGTAAACAGTAACAGTGAGAATACAGCACATGGAGTGTTACACTTTTAGaacatatttaatttaagaAAGTGTCTGTGtggattagagctgcaatgattagtcgactaactgattgacagaaaattaaccgccaactattttgataatcgttaaggtcatttttcatgcaaaaaaatgtcataaaatgcagtttttctctgtttatgatttataatattaaactgaatatctttgggttttagacaaaacaagacatttaaagacatcacacTGAGAtggacattttatggaccaagcgattaatcgattaatctagaaaatagtcggcagattaatcgataatgaaaataatcgttagttgcagctctagtctgGAAACTCTGTCATCACAAGGGAATGTAAAAGAACAGAATACAGTTGGTAAAAACTGACAGTAAAACATGTTTCagatgaaaatatgaaatatatatgcAGCACAAAATCTGAGTGAAATTATGAAACGAGAAAATGGGCCATgaaaagtttggagtgttatttaaccttcttcgtgacaagctagtgtatcatggttggtaccagtggattccttaggtttttctagtttcacattatgccagtatcttcattctttAAAGCTACAaactccgaaagattgattagCGGCCGGGCATGACGGCCCATCGGATTTTTAagaagttaattaaaaatcgcaagttgcgttaaagaaattagtggtattaaaacaaatttcttaactttgactgccctaatTATAATGTGTTAACGAGCAGCTAATTGCTAACACATTTGCCATATAGACTTAATAATAAGGTGATTATTAGttgtgtttatagcttattCTGCTGCCCCCATGTGGCCAAAAAAAACCTATTATTACATCTTTAAACCTgcgttgtttttattttccaaccTTAGGGCAGCGAACTGTCGAGTCTGGTGATAATTTGTCACGTTTCTTATATTACAGATAATTATTTCCTccatagttaaagggactactTGTAACtctcagaaatgcttgttaacagcgacaccgggggccgttaagtcaacgaaagtcagcgtcgggttcgcgcttgctcgctctaaatagacatgaacgagcatcgctcaaaacagtgaggcgacacacgtcagctaaaagcacaatatcactctatatttcacctgcttggcagtaatgttagctgaccagacgaaggtctctccatgaatcactgctgatcctagtgttggcttttcctgcttcagccccgctgcctcagcctccggggctgaagcaggaagagaaacgttattgccTCCGACAGCGGGttggagtgaacagggagacaccggctgCCGGtcagagatgataacgtttctcgctgcagagccccgtcacttcacaagacacgggaaacctctgttggactggaggagctgcagcagttatttctgcacaaacgtccactgtacattcactagatattctcagagctaaactaactcttctgcagtgtggagtgtgcgcgcatgaacgtgaggtggagcaagaACACGTGCGTTGTgggagtgaagacaagcaggcagaggagcggtctgaacagcgtagccacatgcgagtgcgcatatgcgtgcgcgcatgggacaccgacccggtagatttatacctgtaaaaagttacaaacagtccctttaataaaaaaaaattgattagggcagcttaaaaaaatgtatcctaTAAGATGACAGCCAATGATGCATGATCAGTTCATGCATGAATTTgcagtaagtaagtaaaaaagGTGATATCGGCACATTAAACTGAAGAATCTTCTCATTTATTTACACGCCACCATCTTCACAGAGCAGTCACTTTTCAGTGGCGTGGCTCTTCATATGAAGCCTCACGTATGTCTTTCGGTGGAAGCCTTTACCGCAGATCTCACAGCGGtgcggtttctctccagtgtgcgTGCTGCTGTGCTGTTTCAGCGTGGAGTGGTCGCTGAAACAGCGCCCGCAGGTGTTGCAAAGGTAGGGTTTCTCCCCCGTGTGGGTCCTGATGTGTCGCATCATGTTGTGTCGGCAGTTGAAGCATTTGCCGCACTCGCTGCAGAGAAACGGCTTCTCGCCCGTGTGGACCCTCATGTGCATCTCCAGGTTTCCGTGACTGTCAAAACACTTCCCGCACACTTCGCACACCTTCCCGTTCTTGTGAGTTTTCAGGTGAAGTTTTAAGTTTTCCTCGGAGTCAAAATGCGTCCCGCACACGCCGCAGAGGTCCGTGGCGTGACTTTTCGCGTGGTTCACCAGAGAAACCATGGAGTGAAACATTTTCCCGCACACTTCACATATGGTCCGAGTCTGCTGCTTTTTTggcgatgatgatgacgatgatgtcTTCATGTTCTTCTCCACGTCGTTGCCATTTTCGTTTGCAGATGTGTTATTCGGGTCGTGGTTCTTCTGGTGCACGTGAAGGTGGCGTTTCATCGTGGAGTAGTCGTTGAAGCATTTGCCGCAGACGGTGCAAGGATACGGCTTCTCCCCCGTGTGTATCCTGATGTGTCGCATCATGTTGTGGCGACAGTTGAAGGATTTTCCACATTCGCTGCAGTTGAACGGCTTCTCTCCCGTGTGGACCCTCATGTGCGTCTCCAAAGAGCTCGAGGCCCCGAAACATTTCCCGCAAACGCCGCAGATTTCGGCTTTCACGTGCGTCTTCAGGTGAACTTGAAAGCTCTCCTCGGTATCGAAACGTTCCCCGCACACGCCGCACATGTCCTTCGGGTGAATCTCCATGTGATTCACCAAAGAGACGTTGGCGTGAAAGGCTTTCTCGCAGACTTTACAGCGGATTCGTGATTTGgcttttttgttcttttggtTCATCGGTAGACGAGgccccttcctcttcttccactGGCAGTCGCTGTCGTCGTCGTCGCTCTGAGATCCCACGCTGCCCCTCCACTCTTCGCCGCTGTCGTCGTGTTCGGGTGCAGAACAGCTGGTGGATGCTCCGTCATCATCCTCCGCCTTCGTCTGGTCCAGCTCAGCTGAAGTGCTCGGCAGAGGATCTCCTTGTCCTGTAGTGCTCAGACAATCGGACTGAGGCTGGTCGAGCTCGTTCTTCACGTACGGAGGCGTGAAGATGAACCTGAtggtgtcctcctcctcttcctcctggctGCTGGGGGGGTCCTCCTGGCTCTTCTCAGTCTGCGGAGGCTCCTGGTCGTCCTGATCCACACCGGAGCTCCACTCCTGATCACagtgttcctgctgctgctggtcagaGGGGAAGTCCTCGTCCCAGACGGAGAGAGCCAGCTGTGGTTGGtctgctggagaaaaaaaacgacAGAGGAAAAAACCTTTTACAAAATAGAATATCAACCAGAACATATGAAATATGGTGTATTTAAAAGCTTCAACATCatttattggtgccttcaaatgaaactcgtgagctcgtgttacAACACGGGAAGTTGTGTACAGAacatgcttggcgttcaagtcgttaagtcgtgagaacgccgctgctaagcaacggcaatattaacgttactgtcggcgtctagaagccacagaggctaacagatTAGCAAACtggcaagtgggtaacataatgcaggaaatgcagaGGCTTAATGAAAAAAGaagaggctgttgggaatatcaatattttcctctgaataaaattacaatttattaagttattatgcactgaaaaatttacttccatggcctccaccatttctgacaatgtcaacaaacacgtcacaactcctgaactctgagctttcagaaactttccacttatgagGTTGTGAATAtgacaagaggggggcgttcatatggtctcaactcgtgaacacggtaaacacgactccatttgaaggcaccatctaATCTAAATACAGCCAGTAGGAATTGTGGATCCCCTcccaattattttcattaaaaccaaacttgcgctaaattttggccaggaaaaactgtcatggccattttcaaagaagtcccttgacctctgacctcaagatatgtgaatgaaaatgggttctatgggtacccacgagtctcccctttacagacatgcccacattatgataatcacatgcagttttggggcaagtcatagtcaagtcagcacactgacacactgacagctgttgttgcctgttgggctgcagtttgccatgttatgatttgagcatattttttatgctaaatgcagtacctgtgagggtttctggacaatatttatcattgttttgtgttgttaattggcttacaataataaatatatatatacataaataaagcagcatatttgtcttctcccatgttgataagagtattaaatacttgacaaatctccctttgaggtacattttgaacaggtcaaaaatgtgtgattaatcagagattaatcgcgattaaatatttcaatcaatttacagcattaatatttaattttttcttctTATTAGTTTTTCCTTCAAATTCTTATTAGTCTTTTAGCACAACTTTGGGAGCACATCACATTATATTGCACTACTCATATTGCTACAAATAAATCTCTAAACGCTTAAATTGATTTGATGATTTTGTCTCGTATTCATTATTATATTGGATTTTGCCATACACCATTCAATGTGACTAATGAATGACACTTAATTTAATTGTAAGTCATTAAAATAGCTTTCCTCCAAGTCATTCGGATTCAATCTCTAATTCGGCAGATGTCAAATTTGCCAATCCACACACATCACtttatatgtttgtttataaacACTACACCTATGGATGATCAGATCcaataaaagtttatttttatctaAACTTAGAGCTGCTTGGTGAGTCACTTGTATGCTGAATGTTAAAATATTCCTCTGAAATCTCAAATACATCTTAAATTTTGGcctattttgtatatttattcgCATATAAACAAGCAAATGTTTATACAGTTCATCCTTCATGCTGCTCCACTTCTACATCAATTCTTTGCACTACAACATTGCGAtattgtacatactgtattgtttgcatatacagtacatactgtatatacataacAGTATATTTTCCtctgtaaatacagtataatgtagtttatttctttgtttcttcaTTCAGTTTCTTTCTTATattaccttgtttttttttaatttaatttctaatTGTCAAATTGTTTAATGTAAAAATTTGCCAATCCACACACATCACtttatatgtttgtttataaacACTAGGCCTATGATCATCAGATTCAATAAAAGTGTATTTCTCATCTAAATTTAGAGGTGCTTGGTGAGTCACTTGTATGCCGAATGTAAAAGTATTCCTCTGCAATCTCAAATGCATCTTTAATTTTGGccttttttgtatatttatttgcaGATAAACAAGCACATGTTTAATTTGTAGAtttgtgaatggagtttggtgctCTGACGCTCTCTCCATCAGGCAGGTATCATGTTACCCGGAAGGGCCTGGATAATATGAGGCATGTTAACCTGGTAATGAACCTGCTCTGGCATGCATCACATTAAGCTACTAGTTTATTTTACTAAAGGAACACAAAAAGGACATAGCTAGATTAGATAAACTAGCTAAACATGACTGAAAGCAACTTGATTTGCAGCATTAAAGTGGGCGTTGACGTGATGATCGCGTTTCAGATTATAGTCAGAGCCCGGACATGGTGACAGAATAATGAATGCATTCTGATAATTCACAAACCTGACAGTTTGTTTATCTttatttcaggttttaaaatagTCTGCAGCACCCTGCGCTGCCGGCGGATCTCCCGTTTGGAGAGCAGGATCTCCTCCTCGTAGACCAGGATGGTTTTCTTGACCGCCTCGAAAATCTCCTCGGCGGCCGCAGACAGACGCTCGTTAACGAGTCCTCTGAGCAGCTGCAGGCGGGACATGATGCCGGAGGACAGCCGGCACCCGGCTGGGTctaccggaccggaccggacacCGGACCGGACCGAGGTTCACTGGGTTTATCCGCTCAGTTTGTTGTGAAAGCTGCAGCTCGACATGCAAACGTTCACCTGTTGTCAAGTTAGCGCGGGTTTTTAGCACGTGGCATGAAATACTTCCGGTAGAGCCTtatccatttcaaaataaaagttttaagAACGTGGGAGTTTAAAACAGATTTCACATTTTgatgattaaaacaaaatgatatgtattacattttgagttttttttagctcgtttatgttttgtattttttttttgttttaagttttattttttatattttaggtTATTTAGGTTTTATATAATCTTTGGTTATTTTTAAGCTATATAAGTTCAAGTTTTTAAAGTATtaagtttaatatatatatatatatatatatatatatatatatacctatacatatacatatatatacacatatacatatatatatatatatatatatatatacatatacatatatatatatatatatacatatatatacatatacatatatatatatatatacatatatatacatatatatatgtatatacatatatatatatacatatatatatatatgtatatatatatgtgtatatgtatatatgtatatgtatatatatacatatgtatgcatatatatatatatatacatatatatatacatatacacatatatatatatacatatacacacacatatatatatatacatatacacatatatatacatatacatatatacatatacacatatacatatatacacatatatatatacatatatatatacatatatatatatatatatatatatatacatatacatatatatatacatatatatatatgtatatgtatatatatacatatacatatatatatatacatatacatatatatatatataagttttAGGGCAAGAAATGTAGTGTGTAGACACTGTTTACCTTGATATGTTGGACAAACACAGTTAATTGTCATGATGTCCATGAGCAACAGTACTGAGGAAGCGAGAGATGTGATGTGGTAACTTCCAGTAGATGGCAGCCTTCCCAAAAGAAACAACACCAAActcctttaaagcagcagaacACAAAAATCACGTACAAATAATCAGCAGCGACATCTCGACTCCAACATTCAatagttttattgtgaaaaagtCTTAACTCTTCATACCCTTGCCTTGAAACTGTACaatcaataatttaaaaaaagaaaaatgttcagCTTTGTGTTTAAagaacattcacacacacacacacactcactctcacacactcgccTCAGATTACTCAGCAGCTTCAGCCAAAAACCAGAATAGTGTTttacaagtgtttttttttgtctaagtcatcatcattatcacaaCAGTCTACTCCTTTGTACAAACACTTCCACAAAAGGAAATATCAGAGGCATCCCTGAATCTCCCACCATCCTCTACAAACCTTTCcatctttttaaaaagtgtcCATGAAAGTCCAAAATGGAAACTCGGTTCAGGAGAAACACAATTCAACAAACACTGAGGAAGAccatacaaaaaaagaaaacaaagggagatgtaaaaccaaaacatggaggaaaatggttgtgtgttattatcacgtaaCACAGAGGCTGGATGtacaatataaaacacatcattaaACCCAGTGAGGGATATTAAGCTCTGTGAGtcggcaacaacaacaataaaagcctttTCCTGTTCATCACAGAGAGGAAAACCTCTTCTGAAAATCTTGGCAACAAGCTTGAGTCAAATTCCCTCTTTCGTAAAACACTGATGCTGACCAAAAAAATGTCTACCCTGGGTATACCAGTTcattttaccctcctttaaaagGACCAAACCATGTGTCTTTCTACACAACACATTCacgcaactttttttttaacctcttaTAAATCCGATGGGCCGCCGTCAGGCCCGGCTcttatttgatatttattttaaagctggattgaagatactggtattatatgaaactagaaaacctaaagaatccattggtaccaatcatgacatagtagcttgtcgcgatggaggctaaataacgctccaaacttacgcaaaattttgcagaggaaaaactgtcatggccatttttaaaggagtcgcttgacctctgacctcaagttatgtgaaaaaaaacctaaaatttccatgaaaaaaacttgaattttTAGAGAtcataaagtcacaaatttgcgagaaaaGAAAGGAACCACAAGGCTTCTCTTTCtgaggttggatcaacctcatcacaccacagacgcCGCCGCTTGCCGTGCATTATGCCTGCAGTGGATGACCCAATGAAATAATACTTTGCGATTGGATTCATCAATAAGGAAATACTCAtgatcatttttcttttgttaccTACAATGGCCATCT
This window harbors:
- the LOC119501016 gene encoding gastrula zinc finger protein XlCGF57.1-like isoform X2, whose amino-acid sequence is MSRLQLLRGLVNERLSAAAEEIFEAVKKTILVYEEEILLSKREIRRQRRVLQTILKPEIKINKLSDQPQLALSVWDEDFPSDQQQQEHCDQEWSSGVDQDDQEPPQTEKSQEDPPSSQEEEEEDTIRFIFTPPYVKNELDQPQSDCLSTTGQGDPLPSTSAELDQTKAEDDDGASTSCSAPEHDDSGEEWRGSVGSQSDDDDSDCQWKKRKGPRLPMNQKNKKAKSRIRCKVCEKAFHANVSLVNHMEIHPKDMCGVCGERFDTEESFQVHLKTHVKAEICGVCGKCFGASSSLETHMRVHTGEKPFNCSECGKSFNCRHNMMRHIRIHTGEKPYPCTVCGKCFNDYSTMKRHLHVHQKNHDPNNTSANENGNDVEKNMKTSSSSSSPKKQQTRTICEVCGKMFHSMVSLVNHAKSHATDLCGVCGTHFDSEENLKLHLKTHKNGKVCEVCGKCFDSHGNLEMHMRVHTGEKPFLCSECGKCFNCRHNMMRHIRTHTGEKPYLCNTCGRCFSDHSTLKQHSSTHTGEKPHRCEICGKGFHRKTYVRLHMKSHATEK
- the LOC119501016 gene encoding gastrula zinc finger protein XlCGF57.1-like isoform X1, with the translated sequence MSRLQLLRGLVNERLSAAAEEIFEAVKKTILVYEEEILLSKREIRRQRRVLQTILKPEIKINKLSADQPQLALSVWDEDFPSDQQQQEHCDQEWSSGVDQDDQEPPQTEKSQEDPPSSQEEEEEDTIRFIFTPPYVKNELDQPQSDCLSTTGQGDPLPSTSAELDQTKAEDDDGASTSCSAPEHDDSGEEWRGSVGSQSDDDDSDCQWKKRKGPRLPMNQKNKKAKSRIRCKVCEKAFHANVSLVNHMEIHPKDMCGVCGERFDTEESFQVHLKTHVKAEICGVCGKCFGASSSLETHMRVHTGEKPFNCSECGKSFNCRHNMMRHIRIHTGEKPYPCTVCGKCFNDYSTMKRHLHVHQKNHDPNNTSANENGNDVEKNMKTSSSSSSPKKQQTRTICEVCGKMFHSMVSLVNHAKSHATDLCGVCGTHFDSEENLKLHLKTHKNGKVCEVCGKCFDSHGNLEMHMRVHTGEKPFLCSECGKCFNCRHNMMRHIRTHTGEKPYLCNTCGRCFSDHSTLKQHSSTHTGEKPHRCEICGKGFHRKTYVRLHMKSHATEK